A section of the Streptomyces sp. NBC_01591 genome encodes:
- the leuA gene encoding 2-isopropylmalate synthase → MTAANPAQSPAETAVGRPTPITNATQLQKPSGMPIHKYGTYEAVDIPDRTWPDNRITVAPRWLSTDLRDGNQALIDPMSPARKREMFDLLVRMGYKEIEVGFPSSGETDFAFVRSIIEEGAIPEDVTISVLTQAREDLIERTVESIVGARRATVHLYNATAPTFRRVVFRGSKDDIKQIAVDGTRLVMEYAEKLLGPETTFGYQYSPEIFTDTELDFALEVCEAVCDVWQPEEGREIILNLPATVERSTPSTHADRFEWMSRNLSRREFVCLSVHPHNDRGTAVAAAELAIMAGADRIEGCLFGQGERTGNVDLVTLGMNLFSQGVDPQIDFSQIDEIRRTSEYCNQMEVHPRHPYAGDLVYTAFSGSHQDAIKKGFDAMEADAAAQGEGVTIDDLEWAVPYLPIDPKDVGRSYEAVIRVNSQSGKGGIAYVLKNDHKLDLPRRMQIEFSRIIQAKTDAEGGEVTPTQIWSTFRDEYLPNPENAWGRVQIRTGQTTTGSDGKDTITVEATVDGADTVLTGTGNGPISAFFEALQAIGIDARLLDYTEHTMSEGASSQAASYIECAIDGKVLWGIGIDANTTRASLKAVVSAVNRATR, encoded by the coding sequence ATGACCGCCGCAAATCCCGCTCAGTCCCCCGCTGAAACCGCTGTCGGCCGTCCGACGCCGATCACCAACGCGACTCAGCTGCAGAAGCCGTCCGGGATGCCGATCCACAAGTACGGCACCTACGAGGCCGTCGACATCCCCGACCGCACCTGGCCGGACAACCGGATCACCGTCGCGCCCCGCTGGCTCTCCACCGACCTGCGCGACGGCAACCAGGCCCTGATCGACCCGATGTCGCCGGCCCGCAAGCGCGAGATGTTCGATCTGCTCGTACGCATGGGCTACAAGGAGATCGAGGTCGGCTTCCCGTCCTCCGGCGAGACCGACTTCGCGTTCGTCCGCTCCATCATCGAAGAGGGCGCGATCCCCGAGGACGTGACGATCTCCGTCCTGACGCAGGCCCGCGAGGACCTGATCGAGCGGACCGTAGAGTCCATCGTCGGCGCCCGCCGCGCCACCGTGCACCTGTACAACGCGACGGCGCCCACCTTCCGCCGGGTCGTCTTCCGCGGTTCCAAGGACGACATCAAGCAGATCGCCGTGGACGGCACGCGGCTGGTCATGGAGTACGCGGAGAAGCTGCTGGGCCCGGAGACGACCTTCGGCTACCAGTACAGCCCCGAGATCTTCACCGACACCGAGCTGGACTTCGCCCTGGAGGTCTGCGAGGCGGTCTGCGACGTCTGGCAGCCCGAGGAGGGCCGCGAGATCATCCTCAACCTGCCCGCCACCGTGGAGCGTTCGACGCCGTCCACGCACGCGGACCGGTTCGAGTGGATGTCGCGCAATCTGTCGCGCCGCGAGTTCGTCTGCCTGTCGGTCCACCCGCACAACGACCGCGGCACCGCCGTCGCCGCCGCCGAGCTGGCCATCATGGCCGGTGCGGACCGGATCGAGGGCTGCCTGTTCGGCCAGGGCGAGCGCACCGGCAACGTCGACCTGGTCACCCTGGGCATGAACCTGTTCTCGCAGGGCGTCGACCCGCAGATCGACTTCTCGCAGATCGACGAGATCCGCCGCACCAGCGAGTACTGCAACCAGATGGAGGTCCACCCGCGCCACCCCTACGCGGGCGACCTGGTCTACACCGCCTTCTCCGGCTCCCACCAGGACGCCATCAAGAAGGGCTTCGACGCCATGGAGGCCGACGCGGCCGCCCAGGGCGAGGGCGTGACCATCGATGATCTCGAGTGGGCGGTGCCGTACCTGCCGATCGACCCGAAGGACGTCGGCCGCAGCTACGAGGCCGTCATCCGGGTCAACTCGCAGTCCGGCAAGGGCGGAATCGCCTATGTCCTGAAGAACGACCACAAGCTGGACCTGCCGCGCCGGATGCAGATCGAATTCTCCCGGATCATTCAGGCCAAGACGGATGCCGAGGGCGGCGAGGTCACGCCCACGCAGATCTGGTCCACGTTCCGCGACGAGTACCTGCCCAACCCGGAGAACGCCTGGGGTCGCGTACAGATCCGCACCGGCCAGACCACGACCGGCTCCGACGGCAAGGACACGATCACCGTCGAGGCGACCGTGGACGGCGCGGACACCGTGCTGACCGGCACCGGCAACGGACCGATCTCCGCGTTCTTCGAAGCGCTGCAGGCCATCGGTATCGACGCCCGTCTCCTGGACTACACCGAGCACACCATGAGCGAGGGCGCCAGCTCCCAGGCCGCCTCGTACATCGAGTGCGCGATCGACGGAAAGGTCCTGTGGGGCATCGGCATCGACGCCAACACCACGCGGGCCTCGCTGAAGGCGGTCGTCTCCGCCGTCAACCGCGCCACCCGCTGA
- a CDS encoding M4 family metallopeptidase: MHPQSQHGFHPVFCTIVPPQVLDKLSQSDNPDLAGPARRTLESDAARRTRRQMATVVTVPVAPATEGEASDKPDRTLYDCRNGTQLPGTEVRAEGQDPTKDASVNRAYAGLGATFELLLKAYGRRSIDGNGLPLIGSVHYDEKYNNAFFDGEQMVFGDGDGEIFLDFTVAIDVIGHELAHGLTQYTANLSYYGQSGALNESMSDVFGSLVKQYTLGQNADQADWLIGAGLLAPRVQGVALRSMKAPGTAYDDDVLGKDPQPAKMEDYVHTSEDNGGVHLNSGIPNRAFYLLATALGGNAWERAGQLWFDVLTGGQLAVDADFASFARLTVAAARSRFGEGDEAEAVLKAWSEVGVPTA; encoded by the coding sequence ATGCACCCTCAGTCACAGCACGGATTCCACCCCGTCTTCTGCACGATCGTGCCGCCCCAGGTCCTCGACAAGCTGTCGCAGTCCGACAACCCCGATCTCGCCGGTCCGGCCCGTCGCACCCTGGAGAGCGACGCGGCCCGCCGCACCCGCCGCCAGATGGCCACGGTCGTCACCGTGCCCGTCGCCCCCGCGACCGAGGGGGAAGCGTCCGACAAGCCCGACCGCACCCTGTACGACTGCCGCAACGGCACCCAGCTGCCCGGCACCGAGGTCCGCGCCGAGGGCCAGGATCCGACGAAGGACGCGAGCGTCAACCGCGCGTACGCGGGACTCGGCGCCACCTTCGAACTGCTGCTCAAGGCGTACGGCCGCCGTTCGATCGACGGCAACGGACTGCCGCTGATCGGTTCCGTGCACTACGACGAGAAGTACAACAACGCCTTCTTCGACGGCGAGCAGATGGTCTTCGGCGACGGGGACGGGGAGATCTTCCTGGACTTCACCGTCGCCATCGACGTGATCGGCCACGAGCTGGCCCACGGCCTGACCCAGTACACCGCCAACCTGAGCTACTACGGCCAGTCCGGCGCGCTCAACGAATCCATGTCCGACGTCTTCGGCTCCCTGGTCAAGCAGTACACGCTGGGCCAGAACGCCGACCAGGCCGACTGGCTGATCGGCGCCGGGCTGCTGGCCCCCCGCGTCCAGGGCGTCGCGCTGCGCTCGATGAAGGCGCCGGGCACGGCGTACGACGACGACGTGCTGGGCAAGGACCCGCAGCCCGCGAAGATGGAGGACTACGTCCACACCAGCGAGGACAACGGCGGGGTGCACCTCAACTCCGGCATCCCGAACCGCGCGTTCTATCTGCTGGCGACGGCGCTCGGCGGCAATGCGTGGGAGCGTGCCGGCCAGCTCTGGTTCGATGTGCTCACAGGTGGTCAACTGGCCGTGGACGCGGACTTCGCGTCCTTCGCCCGGCTGACGGTCGCCGCGGCCCGCAGCCGCTTCGGCGAGGGCGACGAGGCCGAGGCCGTCCTGAAGGCGTGGTCGGAAGTGGGCGTACCGACCGCGTAG
- a CDS encoding protealysin inhibitor emfourin, producing MRIQVSRTGGFAGIARHSEVDTAGRDDAPEWEALAESALAAGHAAPPKGVPDGFRYRITVGDRTVHCADPRLTDAQRALVSRVLKEGA from the coding sequence ATGCGGATTCAGGTCAGCAGGACCGGCGGCTTCGCCGGCATCGCACGCCACAGCGAGGTCGACACCGCCGGGCGGGACGACGCCCCGGAGTGGGAGGCTCTGGCCGAATCGGCGCTCGCCGCGGGCCACGCCGCCCCGCCCAAGGGCGTGCCGGACGGCTTCCGGTACCGGATCACGGTCGGCGACCGGACGGTGCACTGCGCGGACCCGAGGCTGACCGACGCCCAGCGGGCACTGGTCTCACGCGTCCTGAAGGAGGGCGCGTGA
- the era gene encoding GTPase Era gives MGAMSVRPDTEAAAQQAADKAPHRAGFACFVGRPNAGKSTLTNALVGQKVAITSNRPQTTRHTVRGIVHRDDAQLILVDTPGLHKPRTLLGERLNDVVRTTWAEVDVIGFCLPADQKLGPGDKYIVKELAGIKKTPKIAIITKTDLVDSKQLAEQLLAVSRLGEELGFEWAEIIPVSAVKDTQVGLLGDLIAPLLPVSPPLYPEGDLTDEPEMVMVAELIREAALEGVRDELPHSIAVVVEEMLPREGRPADKPLLDIHANVYIERPSQKGIIIGPKGKRLKDVGTKSRKHIEALLGTPVFLDLHVKVAKDWQRDPKQLRKLGF, from the coding sequence ATGGGCGCCATGAGCGTTCGACCTGACACAGAAGCCGCCGCGCAGCAGGCTGCGGACAAAGCCCCCCACCGGGCCGGTTTCGCCTGCTTCGTGGGCCGCCCCAACGCGGGCAAGTCCACCCTCACGAACGCTCTGGTCGGCCAGAAGGTGGCAATCACCTCCAACCGGCCGCAGACCACCCGGCACACCGTGCGCGGCATCGTGCACCGCGACGACGCGCAGCTGATCCTGGTCGACACCCCCGGCCTCCACAAGCCGCGCACGCTGCTGGGCGAGCGGCTCAACGACGTCGTACGGACCACCTGGGCCGAGGTCGACGTCATCGGCTTCTGCCTGCCCGCCGACCAGAAGCTCGGCCCCGGCGACAAGTACATCGTCAAGGAACTCGCGGGCATCAAGAAGACCCCGAAGATCGCCATCATCACCAAGACCGACCTGGTCGACTCCAAGCAGCTCGCCGAACAGCTGCTCGCCGTCTCCCGCCTCGGCGAGGAGCTCGGCTTCGAGTGGGCGGAGATCATTCCGGTCTCCGCGGTCAAGGACACCCAGGTCGGCCTGCTGGGCGACCTGATCGCCCCGCTGCTCCCGGTGAGCCCGCCGCTCTACCCGGAGGGCGACCTCACCGACGAGCCCGAGATGGTCATGGTCGCGGAGCTGATCCGCGAGGCCGCGCTGGAAGGCGTACGGGACGAGCTGCCGCACTCCATCGCGGTCGTCGTCGAGGAGATGCTGCCGCGCGAGGGCCGCCCGGCGGACAAGCCGCTGCTCGACATCCACGCCAACGTCTACATCGAGCGTCCCAGCCAGAAGGGCATCATCATCGGCCCGAAGGGCAAGCGGCTGAAGGACGTCGGTACGAAGTCGCGCAAGCACATCGAGGCACTGCTCGGCACACCGGTCTTCCTGGACCTCCATGTGAAGGTCGCGAAGGACTGGCAGCGCGATCCGAAGCAGCTGCGCAAGCTGGGGTTCTGA
- a CDS encoding WxL protein peptidoglycan domain-containing protein: protein MRNIYVLLLAGALLLIGAPAAHAADNGSWSVYPATERSGQRPYFYLSADPGATLHDKVTVTNKTDRPETFRLYAADAYNTARDGGYAVRARDERQRSVGAWARTGRDRVTVEPHGSVTVPVTIAVPENAEPGDHPGALVALDERIDPADAGAVAVGIQKAVGARIYLRVNGPTMPALSVDDIRVEHSQPLVPGTGKSRAVISYTLHNRGNVTLSPKVALKAEGLFGRTLLARDLKRIPAELLPRQEVRLTEQWADAPQLEWGEIRLTASARETRESATASYFALPWLVAGILLVIVGGGTGMWIRARRSRSGTA from the coding sequence GTGCGCAACATCTACGTACTGCTCCTGGCCGGCGCCCTCCTGCTGATCGGCGCGCCCGCCGCCCACGCCGCGGACAATGGCAGCTGGTCGGTCTACCCGGCCACCGAACGGTCCGGTCAGCGCCCGTACTTCTACCTCTCGGCCGACCCGGGCGCCACGCTCCACGACAAGGTCACCGTCACCAACAAGACGGACCGGCCGGAGACCTTCCGGCTGTACGCGGCCGACGCCTACAACACCGCACGCGACGGCGGGTACGCCGTACGGGCCCGCGACGAGAGACAGCGCTCGGTCGGCGCCTGGGCGAGGACCGGCCGCGACCGGGTCACCGTGGAGCCGCACGGCTCGGTCACCGTCCCGGTCACCATCGCCGTCCCCGAGAACGCCGAACCGGGCGACCACCCCGGCGCGCTCGTCGCCCTCGACGAGCGCATCGACCCCGCCGACGCCGGTGCCGTCGCCGTCGGCATCCAGAAGGCGGTCGGCGCCCGGATCTATCTGCGGGTGAACGGGCCGACCATGCCCGCGCTCTCCGTGGACGACATCCGGGTCGAGCACTCCCAGCCGCTGGTCCCCGGCACCGGGAAGAGCCGGGCCGTCATCTCGTACACGCTCCACAACCGGGGCAATGTCACCCTCAGCCCCAAGGTCGCCCTCAAGGCCGAGGGACTCTTCGGCCGCACCCTGCTCGCCCGCGACCTGAAGAGGATCCCCGCCGAGCTGCTGCCCCGCCAGGAGGTCCGGCTGACCGAACAGTGGGCCGACGCGCCCCAGCTGGAATGGGGCGAGATCCGGCTGACCGCGAGCGCCCGCGAGACCCGCGAGTCCGCCACCGCCTCGTACTTCGCCCTGCCCTGGCTGGTGGCCGGGATCCTGCTGGTGATCGTCGGCGGGGGTACGGGGATGTGGATACGGGCCCGCCGGAGCCGCTCTGGCACCGCCTGA
- a CDS encoding beta-xylosidase — protein sequence MRRSGARRRPAVGRRWAAALGVGALVVAGGGGLASPAQAMVTASVPVDFPTHCIPPAIAGIPPIDGTTKAEITVDNAAPEVGDTVTVTYTVVEPAAGNPVDLALPADIMTPTGKVTVGGAQTASVTVAGPKKNDPVPGKGAFPSFSMTGTFTVTAPGSITLSPGDYNIHTSYIMELDTPCTVTDPPAPVSETIIATDGGGQVNERAIQLGAASGKAGDEVTVTGSKFTPGADITLAGRAGDAQTADTATVKADGSGGFSGRLTVDDPATTGIVAYEGGGWDPAKGAGPQAYTVTGGGGETPDGSQKLNTSIKAGTLSMVQAGDTVEMSAVDFGRGGASRGSLQTVTVEDFRGGPAGWSLTGKVTDFKGPGGATIGASALAWTPVCATKPGSPSTCAAGSEGSVGSAGATLASTPNGTVTGGEFTVDARLALNVPAYTAPGAYSGVLTLTLA from the coding sequence ATGCGAAGATCCGGCGCCCGAAGACGGCCCGCAGTCGGTCGCCGCTGGGCCGCCGCGCTGGGTGTCGGCGCGCTCGTCGTGGCCGGGGGAGGGGGGCTCGCGAGCCCCGCGCAGGCCATGGTGACCGCCTCGGTTCCGGTGGACTTCCCCACCCACTGCATCCCGCCGGCCATCGCGGGCATCCCGCCGATCGACGGGACGACGAAGGCCGAGATCACCGTCGACAACGCCGCCCCGGAGGTGGGCGACACGGTCACGGTCACGTACACCGTCGTCGAGCCGGCCGCCGGCAACCCGGTAGATCTGGCACTGCCCGCCGACATCATGACGCCGACCGGCAAGGTCACCGTCGGCGGTGCGCAGACCGCGAGCGTCACCGTCGCGGGCCCGAAGAAGAACGACCCGGTACCCGGCAAGGGCGCCTTCCCGTCGTTCTCGATGACCGGCACCTTCACGGTCACCGCGCCCGGCTCGATCACGCTGTCGCCCGGCGACTACAACATCCACACCAGCTACATCATGGAGCTGGACACGCCCTGCACCGTGACGGATCCGCCCGCCCCCGTCTCCGAGACGATCATCGCGACGGACGGCGGCGGCCAGGTCAACGAGCGTGCCATCCAGCTCGGGGCCGCGTCCGGCAAGGCGGGCGACGAGGTCACCGTCACCGGGTCGAAGTTCACCCCGGGCGCGGACATCACCCTCGCCGGCCGGGCCGGTGACGCCCAGACCGCCGACACGGCCACCGTCAAGGCGGACGGCTCCGGCGGCTTCAGCGGCCGGCTCACCGTCGACGATCCGGCGACCACCGGCATCGTCGCCTACGAGGGCGGCGGCTGGGACCCGGCCAAGGGCGCGGGCCCGCAGGCCTACACCGTCACCGGTGGCGGCGGCGAGACCCCGGACGGCAGCCAGAAGCTCAATACCTCCATCAAGGCGGGCACGCTCTCCATGGTCCAGGCCGGGGACACCGTCGAGATGTCGGCGGTCGACTTCGGCCGGGGCGGCGCCTCCCGCGGCTCCCTGCAGACGGTGACGGTCGAGGACTTCCGCGGCGGCCCCGCGGGCTGGTCCCTGACCGGAAAGGTCACCGACTTCAAGGGCCCCGGCGGCGCGACGATCGGCGCGTCCGCACTCGCCTGGACCCCGGTCTGCGCGACGAAGCCCGGCAGCCCCAGTACCTGCGCGGCGGGTTCCGAGGGGTCGGTCGGCAGCGCGGGCGCCACGCTGGCGTCCACGCCCAACGGGACCGTCACCGGCGGCGAGTTCACCGTCGACGCCCGGCTCGCGCTGAACGTACCGGCGTACACCGCCCCCGGCGCGTACTCCGGCGTGCTCACCCTCACCCTCGCGTGA
- a CDS encoding cytidine deaminase — translation MTESTDLGPEDRKIVTLARSARARNGVPEGAAVRDETGRTYVAGTVRLESLKLSALQTAVAMAVASGATSLEAAAVVSEAETPSDEDRAAVRDLGGPDTPVLLAGPDGTLRVSVTAG, via the coding sequence ATGACTGAGAGCACCGACCTCGGCCCCGAGGACCGCAAGATCGTCACGCTGGCGCGCAGCGCCCGCGCCCGCAACGGTGTGCCGGAGGGCGCGGCCGTACGGGACGAGACCGGGCGTACGTACGTCGCCGGCACCGTACGGCTGGAGTCGCTGAAACTCAGCGCGCTGCAGACCGCCGTGGCGATGGCCGTGGCCAGCGGGGCCACCTCCCTGGAGGCGGCCGCGGTCGTCTCCGAGGCCGAGACCCCGTCGGACGAGGACCGTGCCGCGGTACGGGACCTGGGCGGCCCGGACACCCCCGTCCTGCTCGCCGGGCCCGACGGCACACTGCGGGTCAGCGTGACGGCGGGCTGA
- a CDS encoding MmcQ/YjbR family DNA-binding protein — protein MTPQQLRAFCLEFNASAEEFPFGPETSVFKVLGKMFALSTLDARPLTVNLKCDPDEAVRLREKYDAVVPGWHMNKRHWNTVTVSGVPGRVLRELIEDSYDLVVAGLPKADRLRLDRP, from the coding sequence ATGACCCCGCAGCAGCTCAGGGCGTTCTGCCTGGAGTTCAACGCGAGCGCCGAGGAATTCCCGTTCGGGCCGGAGACCTCCGTCTTCAAGGTGCTCGGCAAGATGTTCGCGCTCAGCACGCTGGACGCGCGGCCGCTGACGGTGAACCTGAAGTGCGATCCGGACGAGGCGGTGCGGCTGCGGGAGAAGTACGACGCGGTGGTGCCGGGCTGGCACATGAACAAACGGCACTGGAACACGGTGACGGTGTCCGGGGTGCCGGGCCGGGTGCTCCGCGAGCTGATCGAGGACTCCTACGACCTGGTGGTGGCGGGGCTGCCGAAGGCGGACCGGTTGCGGCTCGACCGGCCGTAG
- a CDS encoding hemolysin family protein, with translation MSVPLVLGAVLLVVVGWLAACAEAGIARVSSFRAAEAVRSGRRGSQKLEQVAADPTRYLNVALLVRVACEMSAAVLVTYACLKEFPETWEALAVAMGVMVLVSYVAIGVSPRTIGRQHPLNTATAAAYVLLPLARVMGPIPQLLILIGNALTPGKGFRKGPFASEAELRAMVDLAEAESLIEDEERRMVHSVFELGDTLVREVMVPRTDLVCIERYKTIRQALTLALRSGFSRIPVTGENEDDIVGIVYLKDLVRKTHINRESEADLVSTAMRPAAFVPDTKNAGDLLREMQQERSHVAVVIDEYGGTAGIVTIEDILEEIVGEITDEYDRELPPVQELGNGCFRVTARLDIGDLGELFGLDEYDDEDVETVGGLLAKALGRVPIAGASAVVDLPDGRRLRLTAESPAGRRNKIVTVLVEPVASQGEGEG, from the coding sequence GTGAGCGTTCCTCTCGTCCTGGGGGCCGTCCTGCTGGTCGTCGTCGGCTGGCTGGCGGCCTGCGCGGAGGCGGGCATCGCCCGTGTCTCCAGCTTCCGGGCCGCCGAGGCGGTCCGCTCCGGGCGGCGCGGCAGCCAGAAGCTGGAACAGGTCGCGGCGGATCCGACCCGCTATCTCAACGTCGCCCTGCTGGTGCGGGTCGCCTGTGAGATGTCGGCCGCCGTGCTCGTCACGTACGCCTGTCTGAAGGAGTTCCCGGAGACCTGGGAGGCGCTGGCCGTCGCCATGGGCGTGATGGTCCTCGTCTCCTACGTCGCCATCGGGGTGTCGCCGCGCACCATCGGCCGCCAGCACCCGCTGAACACGGCCACGGCCGCGGCGTACGTCCTGCTGCCGCTGGCCAGGGTCATGGGCCCGATCCCGCAGCTGCTGATCCTCATCGGCAACGCGCTGACCCCGGGCAAGGGGTTCCGCAAGGGCCCGTTCGCCAGCGAGGCCGAACTGCGTGCGATGGTCGACCTCGCCGAGGCGGAGTCGCTGATCGAGGACGAGGAGCGCCGCATGGTGCACTCCGTCTTCGAGCTCGGTGACACGCTCGTGCGCGAGGTCATGGTGCCGCGGACGGACCTGGTCTGCATCGAGCGCTACAAGACGATCCGTCAGGCGCTGACCCTGGCCCTGCGCTCCGGTTTCTCGCGGATCCCGGTCACCGGGGAGAACGAGGACGACATCGTCGGCATCGTGTATCTCAAGGACCTGGTCCGCAAGACCCACATCAACCGCGAGTCCGAGGCCGATCTGGTCTCCACGGCGATGCGGCCGGCGGCCTTCGTGCCCGACACCAAGAACGCCGGTGACCTGCTGCGCGAGATGCAGCAGGAGCGCAGCCACGTCGCCGTCGTGATCGACGAGTACGGCGGCACGGCGGGCATCGTCACCATCGAGGACATCCTCGAAGAGATCGTCGGCGAGATCACCGACGAGTACGACCGCGAACTGCCGCCCGTCCAGGAGCTGGGGAACGGCTGCTTCCGGGTGACCGCGCGCCTCGACATCGGCGACCTCGGGGAGCTGTTCGGCCTCGACGAGTACGACGACGAGGACGTGGAGACCGTCGGCGGACTGCTGGCCAAGGCGCTGGGGCGGGTCCCGATCGCCGGGGCGTCGGCGGTGGTCGACCTGCCGGACGGCCGCCGGCTGAGGCTGACCGCGGAGTCCCCGGCGGGCCGCCGCAACAAGATCGTCACGGTGCTGGTGGAGCCCGTGGCGTCCCAGGGGGAGGGCGAGGGATGA
- the ybeY gene encoding rRNA maturation RNase YbeY, producing MSIDVNNESGTEVDEQAILDIARYALARMRIHPLSELSVIVVDTDAMEQLHIQWMDLPGPTDVMSFPMDELRPPAKDDEEPPQGLLGDIVLCPEVAKKQGEDAETQHSMDEELQLLTVHGVLHLLGYDHEEPDEKAEMFGLQAAIVDGWRAEHGLTGPSPAPTVS from the coding sequence ATGTCGATCGACGTCAACAACGAGTCCGGAACCGAGGTCGACGAGCAGGCGATCCTCGACATCGCCCGCTACGCACTCGCGCGGATGCGGATCCACCCGCTCTCCGAGCTCTCGGTGATCGTGGTGGACACCGACGCCATGGAACAGCTCCACATCCAGTGGATGGACCTCCCGGGCCCGACCGATGTCATGTCCTTCCCGATGGACGAGCTGCGTCCGCCGGCCAAGGACGACGAGGAGCCCCCGCAGGGGCTCCTCGGTGACATCGTGCTCTGCCCCGAGGTCGCCAAGAAGCAGGGCGAGGACGCGGAGACCCAGCACTCCATGGACGAGGAGCTCCAGCTCCTCACGGTCCACGGCGTGCTGCACCTCCTCGGGTACGACCACGAGGAGCCGGACGAGAAGGCCGAGATGTTCGGCCTCCAGGCCGCGATCGTCGACGGCTGGCGCGCCGAGCACGGCCTGACCGGCCCGTCGCCCGCCCCCACCGTGTCGTGA
- a CDS encoding PhoH family protein: protein MTQTPTAQTPAPRQARAHFTVPASHPMVTVLGSGDALLRVIETAFPAADIHVRGNEVSAAGDATEVALIQRLFDEMMLVLRTGQPMTEDAVERSIAMLRASERGEGDGQETPAEVLTQNILSSRGRTIRPKTLNQKRYVDAIDKHTVVFGIGPAGTGKTYLAMAKAVQALQSKQVNRIILTRPAVEAGERLGFLPGTLYEKIDPYLRPLYDALHDMLDPDSIPRLMAAGTIEVAPLAYMRGRTLNDAFIILDEAQNTSAEQMKMFLTRLGFDSKIVITGDVTQVDLPNGTKSGLRQVQEILDGVEDVHFSRLTSQDVVRHKLVGRIVDAYEKYDSRDSHNGKQ, encoded by the coding sequence ATGACTCAGACACCCACAGCCCAGACCCCTGCGCCGAGGCAGGCGCGAGCCCATTTCACCGTCCCTGCCAGCCATCCGATGGTGACCGTTCTGGGCTCAGGCGACGCCTTGCTGCGCGTGATCGAGACGGCCTTCCCGGCGGCCGACATCCACGTCCGGGGAAACGAGGTCAGCGCCGCCGGAGACGCGACGGAAGTCGCGCTGATCCAGCGCCTGTTCGACGAGATGATGCTGGTGCTCCGCACCGGTCAGCCGATGACGGAGGACGCAGTGGAACGCTCGATCGCCATGCTCAGGGCGAGTGAGAGAGGCGAGGGGGACGGCCAGGAGACACCGGCCGAGGTGCTCACCCAGAACATCCTCTCCAGCCGCGGTCGCACGATCCGCCCCAAGACGCTCAACCAGAAGCGGTACGTCGACGCGATCGACAAGCACACGGTCGTCTTCGGCATCGGCCCCGCCGGTACCGGCAAGACCTATCTCGCCATGGCGAAGGCCGTCCAGGCCCTGCAGTCCAAGCAGGTCAACCGGATCATCCTGACCCGTCCCGCGGTCGAGGCGGGCGAGCGGCTCGGCTTCCTGCCGGGCACGCTCTACGAGAAGATCGACCCGTATCTGCGCCCGCTCTACGACGCGCTGCACGACATGCTCGACCCCGATTCGATCCCGCGGCTGATGGCGGCGGGCACGATCGAGGTGGCGCCCCTGGCGTACATGCGCGGCCGCACGCTCAACGACGCGTTCATCATCCTCGACGAGGCGCAGAACACCAGCGCCGAGCAGATGAAGATGTTCCTGACCCGGCTCGGCTTCGACTCGAAGATCGTCATCACCGGTGACGTCACCCAGGTCGACCTGCCGAACGGCACCAAGAGCGGTCTGCGCCAGGTCCAGGAGATCCTGGACGGCGTCGAGGACGTCCACTTCTCCCGGCTCACCTCCCAGGATGTCGTCCGGCACAAGCTGGTCGGCCGTATCGTCGACGCGTACGAGAAGTACGACAGCCGAGACAGCCACAACGGGAAGCAGTAG